In Cicer arietinum cultivar CDC Frontier isolate Library 1 chromosome 7, Cicar.CDCFrontier_v2.0, whole genome shotgun sequence, a single window of DNA contains:
- the UGT72B17 gene encoding hydroquinone glucosyltransferase has protein sequence MENQTLPPLVTMMPSPGMGHLIPMIEFAKRLINHHNLHVTFIIPSDGPPSKAQITVLTSLPRGISHIFLPPITLSDLPPNTKIEPLISLTVLRSLPSLRQTILSLTSSHRIAALTVDLFGTDAFDVAAEFNIASYVFFPSPTMVLSFAFYLPQLDQEVQCEFRDLHEPVKIPGSTPVHGKDLLYPVQDRKDDAYKCFLYHAKRYRLAHGIIENSFVELEPEVIKLLQINEPGRPLVYPVGPLVNEDSSRTGVDGVEIDKCLSWLDEQPRGSVIFVCFGSGGTLSSAQMNELAIGLETSEQRFLWVVRCPKDKVANVSNFIADSNVDPFDFLPNGFVERTKEKGLVVPYWAPQAKVLNHGSTGGFLTHCGWNSVLESVVNGVPLVAWPLYAEQKMNAVLVSEEVKVAMRPKVSENGLVERDEIANVVKRLMEGEEGKKLRNKMMDLKEAASIALKENGSSTKKICELALKWKGTQTLSNV, from the coding sequence ATGGAAAACCAAACACTACCACCTCTAGTAACCATGATGCCTAGTCCAGGAATGGGACATCTCATTCCAATGATTGAATTCGCCAAGCGACTCATCAATCATCATAACCTCCACGTCACCTTCATTATCCCATCAGACGGTCCACCTTCAAAAGCTCAAATCACCGTACTCACCTCCCTGCCACGTGGCATTTCCCACATCTTCCTCCCTCCTATCACCCTCTCCGACCTCCCACCTAACACCAAAATCGAACCGCTCATTTCACTTACCGTTCTTCGATCCCTTCCTTCTCTCCGCCAAACCATTCTCTCCCTTACCTCCTCCCATCGTATCGCCGCCCTTACCGTCGATCTCTTCGGCACCGATGCTTTCGACGTCGCCGCCGAATTCAATATCGCTTCTTATGTTTTCTTCCCTTCACCAACCATGGTTTTGTCTTTTGCCTTTTACCTTCCTCAACTCGACCAAGAGGTTCAATGCGAGTTTAGAGATCTCCATGAACCGGTTAAAATCCCCGGTTCAACCCCGGTTCATGGCAAAGATTTGTTGTACCCGGTTCAAGATCGAAAAGACGATGCTTATAAATGTTTCCTCTACCACGCCAAGCGATATAGGTTGGCTCATGGTATCATAGAGAATAGTTTTGTAGAACTTGAACCGGAGGTTATTAAGTTGTTGCAAATCAATGAACCGGGTAGACCATTAGTTTACCCGGTTGGACCGCTTGTAAATGAAGATTCATCTCGAACCGGAGTTGATGGAGTTGAAATTGATAAATGCTTAAGTTGGTTAGATGAGCAGCCACGTGGCAGTGTGATATTTGTGTGTTTTGGTAGTGGTGGGACCCTTTCGAGTGCTCAAATGAATGAACTTGCTATTGGTTTAGAAACGAGTGAGCAAAGATTTTTGTGGGTTGTGAGGTGTCCAAAAGATAAAGTTGCAAATGTTTCTAATTTTATTGCTGATAGTAACGTTGACCCTTTTGATTTCTTACCAAATGGTTTTGTGGAGAGGACTAAAGAGAAGGGTTTAGTTGTTCCATATTGGGCCCCACAAGCAAAGGTATTGAACCACGGTTCGACCGGAGGGTTTTTGACTCATTGTGGTTGGAATTCAGTGCTTGAGAGTGTTGTGAATGGGGTACCTTTGGTTGCATGGCCACTTTACGCTGAGCAAAAGATGAATGCTGTTTTGGTTAGTGAAGAGGTTAAAGTAGCTATGAGACCAAAGGTTAGTGAGAATGGATTGGTTGAAAGGGATGAAATTGCAAATGTTGTGAAGAGGTTGATGGAAGGTGAAGAAGGGAAGAAACTTCGTAATAAAATGATGGATCTCAAGGAGGCAGCTTCCATAGCTTTAAAGGAAAATGGGTCTTCAACTAAGAAAATATGTGAGTTGGCTCTAAAGTGGAAAGGGACACAAACTTTGTCAAACGTCTGA
- the LOC101503062 gene encoding probable WRKY transcription factor 46, with product MEENMKCEKIGLISELMQGEELTKKLYDQLFSPSSSSSSSSSSSPSPSTSSHVSNEVLIDKILLSIEKALTMVKGNVGQIKTNNVNIIDSYCSNGTPKSEIQDSKFKHKHVSKKRKTMPMWTEQVKLYLGTAPEGSMEDGYSWRKYGQKDILGAKFPRGYYRCTHRNAQGCLATKQMQKSEEDPMICEITYKGRHTCTQASNLNKTHPSKIKLTFGKNKSQQLHQKNQPQDQEKIQSLQQIIFSKIEEFDNIFPPFTFSSQSIGSQNEDNNIFLETNMIENNFMENENNNNNNIFLESNIFSLSPIHLESNGLGPCESDISEIISGPNSVVNSPIDLDIFDDINFDMDFTINAQELC from the exons ATGGAAGAGAACATGAAGTGTGAAAAAATTGGTCTCATTAGTGAACTAATGCAAGGGGAGGAGCTAACAAAGAAGCTTTATGACCAACTCTTCtctccatcatcatcatcatcatcatcatcatcatcatcaccatcaccATCAACATCATCACATGTATCTAATGAAGTCTTAATTGACAAAATACTTTTGTCCATTGAAAAAGCACTCACCATGGTGAAGGGTAATGTGGGACAAATTAAGACAAACAATGTCAACATAATTGATTCTTATTGTTCAAATGGAACTCCCAAAAGTGAGATTCAAGACTCAAAATTCAAGCACAAACATGTCTCcaagaaaag AAAAACCATGCCTATGTGGACAGAGCAAGTAAAGTTATACTTAGGAACAGCACCTGAGGGGTCTATGGAGGATGGTTACAGCTGGAGAAAGTATGGACAAAAGGATATTCTTGGAGCTAAGTTTCCAAG AGGATATTACAGATGCACACATAGAAATGCACAAGGTTGTCTAGCTACTAAGCAAATGCAAAAATCAGAAGAAGATCCAATGATTTGTGAGATAACCTACAAAGGAAGACACACATGCACCCAAGCAAGTAATTTGAACAAGACACACCCATCAAAAATAAAGTTGACATTTGGAAAAAATAAATCACAACAACTTCATCAAAAGAATCAACCACAAGATCAAGAGAAAATACAATCACTCCAACAAataattttctctaaaataGAGGAATTTGACAACATATTTCCACCATTCACCTTTTCATCTCAATCTATTGGATCTCAAAATGAGGATAACAACATATTTTTAGAGACCAATATGATTGAAAACAATTTCATGGAAAAtgagaacaacaacaacaacaacatatttTTAGAGTCAAACATTTTCAGCTTGTCACCAATCCATTTGGAGAGCAATGGACTAGGCCCATGTGAGTCTGACATTTCAGAGATAATTTCAGGCCCAAATTCAGTTGTCAATTCACCAATAGATTTGGATATCTTTGATGACATAAATTTCGACATGGATTTCACCATCAACGCACAAGAACTTTGTTGA